Proteins encoded together in one Salvelinus namaycush isolate Seneca chromosome 26, SaNama_1.0, whole genome shotgun sequence window:
- the si:ch1073-224n8.1 gene encoding zinc finger protein 697: MASRRGNCNSGMDSPLNSNSTAGGANRKQSIINAPNRAGTESCCDRKVEKAEYAHQACQGNMTVSSLKTRLAPTIRTTLSAAVDTLLGEVVLVLNETQQELVNKEQENERLKVELRTLQECLSSAQKLIDQLQIPFPGAQTMGQSVFTPSLTSIGSMNTSMDRDRQSHRNVNGADGRCVSGVDLEMSGSLSESLHGYDSRDDYKMCQLSIQPDGSVTNHSMDSYAANTPNICSDHSRPDERRQQQGTRAGGTRFEIKEEQGPGSSSGPGQACRRGPGPRSTGGAGGSEQTAQNVGDLGYIHVVEQEGSSRSGSYSLRHPKPMRPRTATGGPAQGGLAGQKAVLRSPGTVGIDSISPGRAGETAGPSTSPGDPDADRPHHCLECGKTFRLISSLKKHIRIHTGEKPYPCGVCGRRFRESGALKTHLRIHTGEKPYSCSECPKIFRHLDGLRKHQRTHTGDKPYVCAICGKRLSRLQHLKHHQRIHTGEKPCICPFCNRTFKEPAALRKHVRTHREESGNMEAGLGEEPDPDTLDNINSLHPAAPSPQMRFDEWGAEGDDVDCV, from the exons atggctTCCAGGCGAGGAAATTGTAACAGTGGCATGGATTCTCCGTTGAATAGCAATAGCACAGCCGGTGGTGCTAATCGTAAACAAAGTATAATCAACGCCCCAAACCGAGCTGGGACTGAGTCTTGTTGTGATCGTAAAGTAGAGAAAGCTGAATATGCGCACCAAGCATGCCAGGGCAACATGACTGTATCCTCACTCAAGACACGGTTAGCACCGACCATTCGAACCACGTTATCCGCTGCTGTGGATACCCTCTTGGGCGAGGTAGTACTTGTGCTCAACGAGACCCAGCAAGAGCTGGTTAACAAGGAGCAGGAGAACGAAAGACTCAAAGTGGAATTGAGGACGTTGCAGGAATGCCTTAGCAGCGCCCAAAAGTTAATTGACCAGTTGCAAATTCCTTTCCCTGGTGCACAGACCATGGGTCAGTCAGttttcaccccctctctcacaTCTATTGGCTCTATGAACACAAGTATGGACAGGGACCGCCAGAGCCACCGTAATGTCAATGGTGCGGACGGACGGTGTGTTTCCGGGGTCGACCTAGAGATGAGTGGCTCTCTCAGTGAGTCTCTGCATGGGTACGACTCCAGGGATGACTATAAAATGTGTCAGCTCTCTATCCAACCAGACGGCTCTGTGACCAACCATTCTATGGACTCTTATGCTGCCAACACACCTAACATCTGCTCTGACCACAGCCGGCCAG ATGAGAGGAGGCAGCAGCAGGGGACACGAGCAGGAGGAACCAGATTTGAGATCAAAGAAGAGCAGGGGCCTGGTTCAAGTTCAGGTCCAGGGCAGGCTTGCAGGAGAGGGCCAGGGCCGAGGAGCACCGGGGGTGCTGGCGGCAGTGAGCAGACGGCCCAGAATGTGGGTGATCTGGGATATATCCATGTGGTGGAGCAGGAGGGGTCATCGCGCTCCGGCAGCTACTCTCTTCGTCACCCAAAACCCATGAGGCCACGTACTGCCACTGGTGGTCCGGCTCAGGGTGGACTGGCAGGACAGAAAGCAGTGTTGAGGTCTCCTGGAACAGTGGGAATTGACAGCATATCCCCAGGGAGGGCgggagagacagcaggaccatCCACCTCTCCaggagacccagatgcagatcgCCCCCACCACTGTCTAGAGTGTGGGAAGACCTTCCGCCTCATCTCCAGCCTGAAGAAGCACATCCgcatccacacaggagagaagccctacCCGTGTGGGGTCTGTGGCCGCCGCTTCCGTGAGTCAGGGGCCCTGAAAACCCATCTTCGCATTCACACAGGCGAGAAGCCCTACTCCTGCTCTGAATGTCCTAAAATCTTCCGCCATTTAGACGGCCTGCGCAAGCACCAGCGCACCCACACTGGTGACAAGCCCTACGTGTGTGCCATCTGTGGCAAGCGTCTGAGCCGACTGCAGCACCTGAAGCACCACCAGCGCATCCATACTGGAGAGAAGCCCTGCATCTGCCCCTTCTGTAACCGCACCTTCAAGGAGCCTGCGGCGCTGCGCAAGCATGTCCGCACTCACCGTGAGGAGTCTGGCAACATGGAGGCAGGCCTGGGAGAGGAGCCAGACCCAGACACCCTGGACAACATCAACAGCCTCCATCCTGCTGCCCCCTCCCCTCAGATGAGGTTTGATGAGTGGGGAGCTGAAGGGGATGATGTGGACTGTGTGTAG